A genomic window from Candidatus Bathyanammoxibius amoris includes:
- a CDS encoding glycine cleavage system protein H translates to MARFEDIFLPDEYLYDRKDHLWARVEEGKVRVGLDQFGQKAAGTVAYVKILPAGRSVNKGRSFGSLEAGKYIGPLKAPVAGKIVEVNREVLDDPRLVNTDPYGKGWFVVIEPDNLEEDRKDLVQGASDVQSWLEQEYKDYTEKGLFGEEEQK, encoded by the coding sequence ATGGCCAGGTTTGAAGACATATTTCTCCCGGACGAATACCTTTACGACCGCAAAGACCACCTGTGGGCGAGAGTAGAGGAGGGGAAGGTGCGCGTGGGTTTAGACCAGTTCGGCCAGAAGGCCGCGGGCACGGTGGCGTACGTCAAAATACTTCCCGCGGGCAGGTCGGTCAACAAGGGGCGTTCTTTCGGCTCGCTTGAGGCCGGCAAATACATCGGCCCCCTGAAGGCGCCCGTGGCCGGGAAGATTGTAGAGGTAAACCGGGAGGTTCTTGATGACCCGCGCCTTGTAAACACAGACCCCTATGGCAAGGGCTGGTTCGTGGTAATAGAGCCCGACAATCTGGAAGAAGACAGGAAAGACCTGGTACAGGGTGCGTCAGACGTACAGTCATGGCTGGAGCAGGAATATAAGGATTATACCGAAAAAGGGCTCTTTGGTGAAGAAGAACAGAAGTAA
- a CDS encoding (Fe-S)-binding protein — protein MEQYPRLFLAAEILFTTIFAAGILAHLSFWLRGALSRTREGSFTEKLSFLAGALYRAIFSKGILRLFSRDILLEKTLLGRDPTRWPMHFPLALGFCILFFVGSLGDQFTDWGLLSIEKDRPWFAFVNDAAGLLLLVGLLLALHRRYVLKLPYLKTFLEDKVLVTLLLVSLVSGYAVEGLRLLSSDVESRASFVGAGMASVMAPLVEGRDGSYLYIWWFHALVSLTFFSYIPFSRAFHLLTTPLTMLINSLDHKDSFVSIDTSGKTPKNFTVKQLIEFSGCTRCGECLRVCETYKGRDMDPIAPVVKLKEMRDHLLYKYGPAWASRLLGGKKFSRQDLFTLSEAAFRCTLCGYCTEVCPSKIDLQNMWYSIREEYATGTGEFPKGFGHIKDGVAAEGNIFNYPNVERALWVDFLEEEPPHEGLRKSRAKVLYYVGCVSSFSPLAQDIPQAFAALLVKAGVDFTILGPEEICCGFPLKAAGMKAQMEGLRERNIEKLTEIGADTVVFNCPSCYMTWNVEYSPFLNGITLKHSTQFLKELLVEGSLKLRKKDLKVTYHDPCDLGRNSGVYESPREVLRAIPGIDFREIGDNRSNSICCGGGGVLEAADPTLASEISYKTYQKFVETGADVLVVACPQCKRMFQGARKHLGGKMQVMDITELLLKSL, from the coding sequence AGGGCAATTTTCAGCAAAGGGATTCTTCGTCTTTTCTCCCGTGACATCTTGCTTGAAAAGACCCTCCTGGGCAGAGACCCGACACGATGGCCCATGCACTTCCCCCTGGCCCTGGGCTTTTGCATACTGTTTTTTGTAGGGAGTCTGGGCGACCAGTTCACCGATTGGGGTCTTTTGAGTATTGAGAAGGACAGGCCCTGGTTTGCCTTTGTGAATGACGCCGCCGGACTGCTCCTGCTTGTGGGTCTTCTCCTGGCCCTGCACAGGCGTTACGTGTTAAAGCTGCCCTACCTTAAGACGTTCCTGGAGGACAAGGTACTGGTCACGCTGCTTCTCGTATCGCTGGTGAGCGGGTATGCCGTGGAGGGGCTCCGTCTGTTATCGAGCGACGTGGAATCCAGGGCGTCGTTTGTCGGCGCCGGCATGGCATCTGTTATGGCACCTCTGGTCGAGGGACGGGATGGCTCATATTTATATATATGGTGGTTCCACGCGCTGGTCTCACTGACATTTTTCTCGTATATCCCCTTTTCCAGGGCCTTTCACCTGCTGACCACTCCCCTTACAATGCTGATAAACTCGCTCGACCACAAGGACTCCTTTGTTTCCATTGATACGAGCGGGAAAACCCCAAAAAACTTCACCGTCAAACAGCTCATTGAATTCTCCGGCTGCACCCGGTGCGGGGAGTGCCTCAGGGTCTGCGAGACCTACAAGGGACGCGACATGGACCCGATTGCGCCCGTGGTAAAGCTCAAAGAAATGAGGGACCACCTGCTCTACAAATATGGCCCCGCGTGGGCCTCAAGACTTCTTGGCGGCAAGAAATTCTCCAGGCAGGATTTATTCACCCTTTCCGAGGCGGCTTTCCGCTGTACCCTGTGCGGTTACTGCACCGAGGTCTGCCCTTCCAAGATAGACCTCCAGAACATGTGGTACTCGATAAGAGAGGAGTACGCCACGGGCACAGGCGAATTCCCCAAGGGGTTCGGACACATAAAAGACGGTGTTGCCGCCGAGGGTAACATCTTCAACTACCCGAACGTAGAGCGGGCGCTGTGGGTGGATTTTTTAGAGGAAGAGCCGCCTCACGAAGGGCTGCGGAAATCCAGGGCAAAGGTCCTGTACTACGTGGGCTGCGTGTCGAGCTTTTCACCGCTGGCTCAGGACATACCGCAGGCATTTGCCGCCCTGCTTGTGAAGGCCGGGGTGGATTTTACCATACTGGGTCCTGAAGAGATATGTTGCGGCTTCCCGCTGAAGGCCGCGGGCATGAAAGCTCAGATGGAAGGGCTCAGGGAACGTAATATTGAGAAATTGACGGAGATTGGAGCGGACACGGTGGTTTTCAATTGTCCCTCATGCTACATGACCTGGAACGTTGAATATTCTCCCTTCCTTAATGGCATAACCCTCAAACACTCAACCCAGTTCCTTAAGGAACTCCTGGTAGAGGGCAGCCTCAAGCTTCGCAAGAAGGATTTAAAGGTAACCTATCATGACCCCTGCGACCTGGGGAGAAACTCCGGCGTGTATGAATCTCCGAGGGAAGTTTTGAGGGCAATTCCCGGCATTGATTTCCGTGAGATAGGTGACAACAGGTCGAACAGTATCTGTTGTGGCGGCGGTGGTGTCCTTGAGGCAGCGGACCCTACCCTGGCCTCTGAAATATCTTACAAGACGTATCAAAAGTTTGTGGAGACAGGCGCCGATGTGCTGGTAGTAGCCTGCCCGCAGTGTAAACGCATGTTTCAGGGCGCAAGGAAACACCTGGGAGGCAAGATGCAGGTGATGGACATAACCGAGCTACTTCTCAAGTCCCTCTAA